Proteins encoded by one window of Heterodontus francisci isolate sHetFra1 chromosome 12, sHetFra1.hap1, whole genome shotgun sequence:
- the LOC137375659 gene encoding uncharacterized protein, whose protein sequence is MSIGLMLSFSVFLFQSVLAHKDSIYFLDNTGDFILNGSVNPGNSPVIWEWKPHSGQQTTKQLGIFHRDDTGWKVQWSKEHNDTQSIYDKVQQVNGNLRITRPGFELAGLFSCRQTQLSNTILQEYELFGIKVETDSQRPVMGSDITLSCTISRLSDTVSLHWKPRDSSQQNRRNNTDEIHLNNTVYLIVRNIGVDYVNLYTCEVQENGTTVITGNRMVHPARNYFYQTAYTCYRSSTVHSELHLISNFHYFWRYRHKAWIWKPHFSPNQEKQIASFIRFPLIDLNGTYFGNRIMHSTIYSYRRYTAVHIVPVLFDDAGDYTLTVNSEKLVTIKLITVKVTTELSDAVTEGCVPVTLTCSVSDVTESMRLVWINSDGKTVEEKTFNGWNGEEKSLRLIIQKADRGKGNWICALLYQNRPKVLVPYYLEITKDSVYFLDNTSDLILNGSVNPGNSPVIWEWKPHSGQQTTKQLGIFHRDGTGWKVQWSKEHNDTQSIYDKVDQVNGTHNLRITKPGFELAGLFSCRQTQPNKTILKEYEVFAIKVRPFLDTWILALSAYLFVKLSVAIGLICYLRGLSRISNCRNLHEVTGNETSDS, encoded by the exons ATGTCCATTGGTTTGATGTTGAGTTTCTCGGTTTTCTTATTTCAGTCTGTTTTGGCACATA AAGACTCTATCTATTTTTTAGATAACACCGGTGACTTCATATTAAATGGGTCAGTCAATCCTGGAAACAGCCCTGTTATCTGGGAATGGAAACCACATTCTGGGCAACAAACCACAAAGCAGTTGGGTATTTTCCACAGAGATGATACAGGATGGAAGGTACAATGGAGCAAGGAGCACAATGATACACAAAGCATTTATGACAAGGTGCAGCAGGTCAATGGTAATCTGAGGATTACAAGACCCGGATTTGAGCTGGCAGGATTGTTCAGCTGCCGACAGACACAGCTCAGCAACACAATCCTGCAAGAGTATGAGCTGTTTGGGATCAAAG TTGAGACAGATTCACAGAGGCCTGTAATGGGCAGTGACATCACCCTCAGCTGTACCATCTCCAGGCTCTCAGATACAGTCAGTCTTCACTGGAAACCAAGAGACTCATCTCAGCAGAACAGGAGGAACAACACTGATGAGATCCATCTGAATAACACAGTCTATCTGATAGTCAGAAATATTGGAGTAGACTATGTGAATCTGTATACATgtgaagtgcaggaaaatggcaccaCTGTAATTACTGGGAACAGAATGGTGCATCCAG CTAGAAATTATTTTTACCAGACTGCCTACACATGTTATCGGTCGAGTACAGTTCACAGTGAACTTCACCTGATTTCCAATTTTCATTATTTCTGGAGATACCGTCACAAGGCCTGGATTTGGAAGCCACATTTCTCTCCGAATCAAGAAAAACAGATAGCTTCTTTTATCAGGTTTCCCCTAATCGATTTAAATGGGACATACTTTGGCAATCGAATAATGCATTCTACGATATACTCTTACAGACGCTACACTGCTGTACATATTGTCCCCGTGCTGTTTGATGACGCAGGAGATTACACATTGACTGTCAATTCAGAAAAACTTGTGACCATTAAATTAATCACAGTTAAAG TGACAACTGAACTatctgatgcagtgactgagggatgTGTCCCTGTTACCCTGACCTGCTCTGTCTCTGATGTCACGGAATCAATGAGACTTGTTTGGATTAACAGTGATGGCAAAACTGTTGAAGAGAAAACATTCAATGGATGGAATGGGGAAGAGAAATCATTGAGACTGATTATTCAGAAAGCTGACAGAGGCAAAGGGAACTGGATATGTGCTTTGTTATATCAAAACAGACCTAAGGTTTTAGTCCCGTACTATCTGGAAATCACAA AAGATTCTGTCTATTTTTTAGATAACACTAGTGACCTCATATTAAATGGGTCAGTCAATCCTGGAAACAGCCCTGTCATCTGGGAATGGAAACCACATTCTGGACAACAAACCACAAAGCAGTTGGGTATTTTCCACAGAGATGGCACAGGATGGAAGGTACAATGGAGCAAGGAGCACAATGATACACAAAGCATTTACGACAAGGTGGATCAGGTCAATGGTACTCATAATCTGAGGATTACAAAACCCGGATTTGAGCTAGCAGGATTGTTCAGCTGCCGACAGACACAGCCCAATAAAACAATCCTAAAAGAGTACGAAGTGTTTGCGATCAAAG